A single Anatilimnocola floriformis DNA region contains:
- a CDS encoding transposase, with protein MLGECFDPQAGLLIHQHLRPHWSQAGAVVFITFRTADSIPAEVVLRWEAEKQDWLARRGFATGAKSSVIVSKLNSKDQADFQRTFNRCREEYLDTCQGACVLKRPELARAVSDSLLHFDGQRYKMGDFVIMPNHVHLLAVFPTEQAMFDQCDSWMHFTAVQINRALGSQGKFWQSEPFDHLVRTAEQYEYLRQYIADNPLKAQLLPGEYIYRRYPG; from the coding sequence ATGCTCGGTGAGTGCTTTGATCCGCAAGCGGGTTTGCTAATACATCAGCATCTACGGCCTCATTGGTCACAAGCTGGCGCGGTTGTCTTCATTACCTTTCGGACTGCCGATTCCATTCCTGCAGAGGTGGTGTTGCGGTGGGAGGCAGAAAAGCAGGATTGGCTCGCGAGGCGAGGTTTTGCGACCGGCGCGAAGTCCTCCGTTATCGTGTCCAAACTTAACTCAAAAGATCAGGCCGATTTTCAGCGAACCTTTAATCGTTGCCGTGAAGAGTATTTAGATACTTGCCAGGGAGCATGCGTTCTCAAACGCCCAGAGTTAGCACGGGCGGTTTCCGACTCGTTGCTGCATTTTGACGGACAAAGATACAAGATGGGCGACTTTGTCATCATGCCCAACCATGTGCATTTGCTGGCCGTTTTTCCGACCGAACAAGCGATGTTCGATCAATGCGATTCCTGGATGCACTTTACTGCGGTGCAAATCAACCGCGCACTTGGTTCTCAGGGCAAATTCTGGCAGAGCGAGCCTTTCGATCACTTAGTTCGCACCGCGGAGCAATACGAGTACTTGCGGCAATATATTGCCGATAATCCGTTGAAAGCGCAACTTTTGCCAGGTGAGTACATTTATCGCCGATATCCTGGCTGA
- the thpR gene encoding RNA 2',3'-cyclic phosphodiesterase produces MQRIRSFIAVEIASSVTKRARALIEKLKTPGVDVNWVDPQQMHLTLKFLGNVTDADIPEICRVVSEAAASVEPFEIICRGLGGFPSSADARTLWLGIEQGNEELRELQAAIDNALKKEMGFAKEARGFTPHLTIGRVKGGSDEGMAELAAKLAEHMSYDADLSVVDEAVIFASFLGRSGPTYEALAHCPLA; encoded by the coding sequence ATGCAACGTATCCGTTCCTTTATCGCCGTCGAAATTGCCAGCAGTGTTACCAAGCGGGCTCGGGCGCTCATCGAAAAACTGAAGACTCCCGGCGTCGATGTGAACTGGGTCGATCCGCAGCAGATGCATCTCACGCTGAAGTTTCTCGGCAACGTAACCGACGCCGATATCCCCGAAATCTGCCGCGTCGTGAGCGAAGCCGCGGCCAGCGTCGAGCCGTTCGAAATCATTTGCCGCGGCCTCGGTGGTTTTCCCAGTTCTGCCGACGCCCGCACACTGTGGCTGGGCATCGAGCAGGGGAACGAAGAGCTGCGCGAGCTGCAAGCCGCGATCGACAACGCTCTGAAAAAGGAAATGGGCTTTGCCAAGGAAGCCCGCGGCTTCACCCCGCACCTGACCATCGGCCGCGTGAAAGGCGGCAGCGATGAAGGAATGGCCGAGCTCGCCGCGAAACTCGCCGAGCACATGAGCTACGACGCAGATCTATCCGTCGTCGACGAAGCCGTGATCTTCGCCAGCTTCCTCGGCCGCAGCGGCCCGACGTATGAAGCGCTAGCGCATTGCCCGTTGGCGTGA
- a CDS encoding mandelate racemase/muconate lactonizing enzyme family protein, with product MKIAAVKTIPLGGATHDHGWPGGTDPNVQYNTLVEVISDEGITGLGSCYTTRALVEGALELLRPHLIGEPADQPDRVSEKLRQSMFWLGRGGSVEHAISGIDIALWDLWGQALQQPVSKLLGGNYRDRIKPYASILFDQPEPLRDALLVQKERGFRAIKMGWRPFGRVSRQLDELLIRTARETVGEDVELMVDAGGSEQFWPHSVNWARETAKMLGDYNITWFEEALKPDDVEGFAQLQATSPVLISTGEVLTRRQAFQPFLLKRAVDIIQPDLTKCGGLSEGRKLAWLAYDQGVLLVPHGWNTAVGVAADLALSAAMPVARWVEYQTGVPYIEDILEEPFKLDAEGMLQVPSGPGLGIKLNRDAIARMGAGG from the coding sequence ATGAAAATCGCCGCAGTCAAAACCATTCCGCTCGGTGGCGCTACGCACGATCACGGTTGGCCCGGCGGCACCGATCCGAACGTGCAATACAACACGCTGGTCGAAGTGATCAGCGATGAAGGGATCACCGGGCTCGGCAGTTGCTACACGACGCGGGCACTCGTCGAAGGTGCGCTCGAGTTGCTCCGGCCCCATTTGATTGGCGAGCCTGCCGATCAGCCGGATCGGGTGAGTGAGAAGTTGCGGCAGAGCATGTTCTGGCTCGGCCGCGGCGGCAGCGTCGAACATGCGATCAGCGGCATTGATATCGCGCTATGGGATTTATGGGGACAGGCACTGCAGCAACCCGTTTCCAAATTGCTCGGCGGCAATTATCGCGACCGCATCAAGCCGTACGCTTCGATCTTGTTCGATCAACCTGAGCCGCTGCGCGACGCGCTGCTCGTGCAAAAGGAGCGCGGCTTTCGCGCGATCAAAATGGGTTGGCGGCCGTTCGGGCGCGTCAGTCGTCAGCTTGATGAGTTGCTGATTCGCACCGCGCGCGAGACGGTCGGCGAAGACGTCGAGCTGATGGTCGATGCCGGCGGCAGCGAACAATTCTGGCCGCACAGTGTGAATTGGGCTCGCGAAACGGCGAAGATGCTCGGCGATTACAACATCACTTGGTTTGAGGAAGCACTCAAGCCGGACGACGTCGAGGGCTTTGCGCAGTTGCAAGCCACTTCGCCGGTACTGATCTCGACCGGCGAAGTCCTCACGCGGCGGCAGGCCTTTCAGCCGTTTCTTTTGAAGCGGGCCGTCGACATCATTCAGCCCGACCTGACGAAGTGTGGCGGCTTGAGCGAAGGTCGCAAACTCGCCTGGCTGGCCTACGATCAGGGCGTGCTCCTCGTGCCGCACGGTTGGAACACTGCCGTCGGTGTGGCGGCCGACCTTGCTCTTTCGGCAGCGATGCCCGTGGCTCGCTGGGTCGAATATCAAACGGGCGTGCCCTATATCGAAGACATTCTCGAAGAGCCGTTCAAGCTCGACGCCGAAGGAATGTTGCAAGTGCCGAGCGGCCCGGGGCTGGGGATTAAATTGAATCGAGATGCGATTGCGAGGATGGGGGCTGGGGGCTAG
- a CDS encoding metallophosphoesterase: MLRIIGDVHAQIGTDDLLKHGAQPYLELIAEVEHSVQIGDMGDGIAYEQLIAGVDSTRHRFFPGNHDHYHCLPPHSLGDFGPVALGGVEFFFIRGAASTDREKLLRVGRELGRTLWFAEEELSIEQMQSAAAVYTAARPTIMLTHDAPTEIAQAVWEQTPQPLRRGEVFAPSRTNTFLEQLLAIHQPRLWLFGHHHRDWRYRAGPTLFGCVGELSYVDITADGDIAAR; the protein is encoded by the coding sequence ATGCTCCGTATCATCGGTGACGTTCACGCACAGATCGGCACAGACGATTTGCTGAAGCACGGCGCGCAACCGTATCTCGAACTGATCGCCGAGGTGGAGCACTCGGTGCAGATCGGCGACATGGGAGATGGGATTGCTTACGAGCAACTTATCGCCGGAGTTGATTCAACGCGGCATCGATTCTTTCCCGGCAATCACGATCACTACCATTGCTTGCCGCCGCACTCGCTGGGGGATTTCGGGCCGGTTGCGCTGGGCGGAGTGGAATTCTTCTTCATTCGCGGCGCAGCTTCAACCGATCGCGAAAAGCTTCTCCGCGTAGGCCGCGAATTAGGCCGCACGCTGTGGTTCGCGGAGGAAGAATTGTCTATCGAACAAATGCAGAGTGCGGCAGCAGTTTACACCGCAGCTCGCCCAACGATCATGCTGACTCACGACGCGCCGACCGAAATCGCACAAGCCGTGTGGGAGCAAACGCCGCAGCCACTTCGTCGCGGCGAAGTCTTCGCTCCTTCACGTACGAACACATTTCTCGAACAGCTTCTCGCCATTCATCAGCCGCGCCTGTGGCTATTCGGCCATCATCATCGCGATTGGCGCTATCGCGCGGGCCCAACGCTCTTCGGCTGCGTCGGCGAATTGTCGTATGTCGATATTACTGCTGATGGCGACATCGCTGCGCGGTAA
- a CDS encoding MFS transporter — translation MSSPVEKIEPTASKGSLLVIFLTVFIDLLGFGMVLPLLPLYAEKFGLAEHGWQLGLLMAIFSMMQFVFSPLWGRVSDRIGRRPVIIVGLIGSVVCYGLFGIAAIQESWELLFLSRLGAGIAGATISTAAAYIADVTTKEKRAKGMALIGVSFGLGFTFGPLLAWAALLSAKTTPIPNPDKAPEVAAVANATTLADETKTPAEKEKAKLREYDHVATSPLPGFVAAGLSLVALMLAVFLLPESLKPGTSHTHMGMFDVRALKDSVSTPTIGALLLTSFLSVTAFGGFETTAALLLKDEKQGFNLQFGQVPLFFAFIGITLSLVQGGIVRRLSTRLNEVTMAAIGFTLTATGFLLIIFATQSHSWNLLLVATAVSVGGFAFTTPSLSALISRRSDPARQGGIMGVSQGVSALARIAGPLFAIPLFKGVSSVAPYEVALGLMVLGLLVLVLLARHGKDFGAGETSVGH, via the coding sequence ATGTCCTCACCTGTTGAAAAAATCGAGCCCACTGCCAGCAAGGGTTCGCTCCTCGTCATCTTTTTGACGGTCTTCATCGACCTGCTCGGCTTTGGCATGGTGTTGCCTTTGCTGCCGCTCTACGCCGAGAAATTCGGCTTGGCCGAGCATGGTTGGCAGCTCGGGCTGCTGATGGCCATTTTTTCGATGATGCAGTTTGTCTTCTCGCCGCTGTGGGGGCGGGTTTCGGATCGAATCGGGCGTCGACCGGTGATCATTGTTGGGCTCATTGGCTCGGTAGTTTGTTACGGACTGTTCGGCATCGCCGCGATTCAAGAGAGTTGGGAACTGCTGTTCCTTAGCCGACTCGGCGCGGGCATTGCCGGCGCGACCATCTCGACGGCGGCAGCGTACATCGCCGATGTAACGACCAAGGAAAAGCGGGCCAAGGGCATGGCGCTGATCGGCGTCTCGTTCGGGCTCGGCTTTACGTTCGGGCCGTTGCTCGCTTGGGCTGCGCTTCTTTCGGCGAAGACCACGCCAATTCCAAATCCCGACAAGGCGCCGGAAGTTGCCGCCGTAGCGAATGCGACAACGCTTGCGGATGAAACGAAGACGCCCGCCGAAAAAGAGAAAGCCAAGCTCCGCGAATATGACCACGTTGCCACGAGCCCCTTGCCCGGATTCGTCGCTGCTGGTTTGTCGCTCGTCGCGCTGATGCTCGCCGTATTTCTGTTGCCCGAAAGTTTGAAGCCGGGAACTTCTCACACGCACATGGGCATGTTCGATGTCCGCGCGCTCAAGGACTCCGTTTCCACGCCAACCATTGGGGCGTTGCTGCTCACTTCGTTTCTCAGCGTGACTGCCTTCGGCGGCTTCGAGACCACAGCGGCGCTGTTGCTCAAAGATGAGAAGCAAGGGTTCAACCTGCAGTTCGGCCAGGTGCCGCTGTTCTTTGCCTTCATCGGCATTACGCTCAGCCTGGTTCAAGGCGGCATTGTCCGCCGCCTGTCGACGCGGCTCAACGAAGTGACGATGGCAGCCATCGGCTTCACGCTCACCGCGACTGGTTTTCTGCTAATCATCTTTGCCACGCAATCGCACAGCTGGAATCTGCTGCTGGTGGCCACCGCAGTTTCCGTCGGCGGGTTTGCCTTCACCACGCCGTCGCTCAGCGCGCTCATCAGCCGGCGGAGCGATCCCGCGCGGCAGGGCGGCATCATGGGTGTCAGCCAGGGCGTGAGCGCGCTGGCTCGCATCGCCGGTCCGCTGTTCGCCATTCCGCTCTTCAAGGGTGTCTCGTCCGTCGCACCCTACGAAGTGGCCCTCGGCTTGATGGTGCTCGGCTTGCTGGTGCTGGTCTTGTTGGCCCGGCATGGCAAGGATTTTGGCGCAGGCGAAACAAGCGTGGGGCATTAG
- a CDS encoding ADP-ribosylglycohydrolase family protein has protein sequence MTFTASLSQFQGCLLGAATADALGAPWEGLTAELIFEMGPADRIVQHESGETIYYTDDTQMTMGIVETLVKCGAVDGDVLADRFVANYHPDRGYGQGARALINEIAAGADWRVAAAAMFGGQGSLGNGAAMRVAPIGVYFAADLTQVTKQAERSAEVTHQHPIGIDSARLLAVAAALATRSAGKTFDRTFFLQQLRDVALTEEFQWQIDLALQLEPFQSLRSFGNSLEAHRSVMTSIMCFADSPNNYEQAISRAIGRGDDVDTLAEMTGGLVGARLGLEGVPQRLWGCLEEHSQGRSYLLSLGEQLWKLRTTQPA, from the coding sequence ATGACGTTCACCGCTTCTCTTTCGCAGTTCCAAGGTTGCCTGCTAGGCGCCGCGACTGCCGACGCTCTAGGCGCTCCCTGGGAAGGCTTGACTGCGGAGCTGATTTTCGAAATGGGGCCGGCCGACCGTATTGTCCAGCACGAATCTGGCGAGACGATCTATTACACCGACGACACCCAAATGACGATGGGGATCGTCGAAACACTTGTGAAGTGTGGAGCCGTTGATGGTGATGTGTTGGCCGATCGGTTCGTGGCCAACTATCACCCTGACCGCGGCTATGGCCAGGGCGCGCGAGCACTCATCAACGAAATTGCCGCAGGCGCAGATTGGCGAGTTGCTGCTGCGGCAATGTTCGGCGGTCAAGGTTCGCTCGGCAATGGCGCCGCAATGCGAGTCGCCCCCATCGGTGTCTATTTCGCCGCAGACCTCACTCAGGTCACGAAGCAGGCCGAGCGCAGCGCTGAAGTTACGCATCAACATCCGATCGGCATCGATAGCGCCCGCTTACTTGCCGTCGCGGCTGCTCTGGCGACGCGTAGTGCTGGCAAGACATTTGATCGCACCTTCTTCCTTCAGCAACTGCGTGATGTCGCACTGACGGAGGAGTTTCAGTGGCAGATAGATTTGGCTCTGCAACTCGAGCCATTTCAATCCTTGCGCTCGTTCGGAAATTCGCTCGAGGCGCATCGTTCCGTCATGACCTCGATCATGTGTTTTGCCGATTCACCAAATAATTACGAGCAAGCCATTTCTCGCGCGATCGGTCGGGGCGACGATGTCGACACGTTGGCCGAAATGACAGGTGGCTTAGTTGGCGCGCGGTTAGGTCTAGAAGGCGTACCCCAACGACTTTGGGGATGCCTGGAAGAACACTCGCAAGGACGGTCTTATTTGCTGTCACTGGGAGAGCAACTTTGGAAACTGCGGACGACGCAACCAGCTTAA
- a CDS encoding metallophosphoesterase family protein, whose amino-acid sequence MRRAILSDIHGNLEALDAVLADVQTQGVDEIACLGDIVGYGPNPRQCVDKVMTFAWSVLGNHDQGALYDPEGFSSGAERAIFWTRDQLENAEEDRDLVAKRWEFLSELPRVKRDGRLMFVHGSARNPLSEYVFPEDIYNPRKLERIFALIERFCFQGHTHVPGVFTEDGKFLSTSEIGNKYTLAGTKAMFNVGSVGQPRDGDPRASYVIQTDTQVEFRRVPYPLEKTIEKIKAVPELDPFLGERLRDGK is encoded by the coding sequence GTGCGGCGGGCGATTCTTAGCGATATTCACGGCAACCTCGAAGCGCTCGATGCCGTGCTAGCCGATGTGCAGACCCAGGGTGTCGACGAAATCGCCTGCCTGGGCGACATCGTGGGCTACGGGCCCAATCCGCGGCAGTGCGTCGACAAGGTGATGACGTTCGCCTGGTCGGTGCTCGGCAATCACGACCAAGGGGCGCTCTACGATCCGGAAGGCTTTAGTAGCGGCGCCGAGCGGGCGATCTTTTGGACCCGCGATCAGCTCGAAAACGCCGAGGAGGATCGCGACCTCGTGGCCAAGCGCTGGGAGTTTCTCAGCGAACTGCCGCGCGTGAAACGCGACGGCCGACTGATGTTCGTCCACGGCTCGGCCCGCAACCCACTCAGCGAATACGTCTTCCCCGAAGACATCTACAACCCGCGCAAGCTCGAACGGATCTTTGCCCTGATCGAACGGTTCTGCTTTCAGGGTCACACGCACGTCCCCGGCGTCTTTACCGAGGACGGCAAGTTTCTGAGCACTTCCGAAATCGGCAACAAGTACACGCTCGCCGGCACGAAAGCCATGTTCAACGTCGGCAGCGTCGGCCAACCGCGCGACGGAGACCCGCGCGCCTCGTACGTCATTCAAACCGACACGCAGGTCGAATTCCGTCGCGTGCCATATCCGCTTGAAAAGACGATCGAGAAGATCAAAGCGGTGCCGGAGCTGGATCCGTTTCTGGGCGAACGACTGCGGGATGGGAAGTAG
- a CDS encoding HNH endonuclease, protein MEEAVRQLVRLRADNRCEYCHLPQDALPWARFQIEHIRAKQHRGNDEPENLAVACRKCNLHKGPNLSSIDPETDELVPLFNPRLDSWSEHFRLVENQIVGLTAIGRATSVLLEMNDQDRIQLRAELTSQGMDLS, encoded by the coding sequence ATGGAAGAAGCAGTCAGGCAGTTGGTACGACTTCGCGCTGACAATCGGTGCGAATACTGCCACCTTCCGCAAGACGCCTTGCCGTGGGCCAGGTTTCAAATCGAGCACATCCGCGCGAAGCAGCATCGCGGAAACGACGAACCAGAGAATCTGGCAGTCGCTTGCCGAAAGTGCAATTTGCACAAAGGGCCGAATTTATCGTCGATTGATCCAGAAACGGACGAACTGGTTCCGTTGTTCAATCCCCGCCTGGATTCCTGGAGTGAGCACTTCAGGCTCGTCGAAAATCAAATCGTTGGACTGACAGCCATCGGTCGAGCAACTTCAGTGTTGCTGGAAATGAATGACCAGGACCGCATTCAACTGCGAGCCGAATTGACCTCGCAGGGCATGGATTTGTCTTAG
- a CDS encoding metallophosphoesterase family protein: MKRALISDIHGNLEALRVVLADIREQGVAQIFCLGDIVGYGPNPCECLDEIIENCEATILGNHDQATLFDPDGFNPVAQRAIYWTREMLEDGPGTPAQRNRRWDFLGELHRTLSDGDFLFVHGSPREPTNEYVFPEDIYNQRKMDALFNRIQKYCLQGHTHLPGVFTPDYRFITPEECGYQFRLASDKAMINVGSVGQPRDGDPRACYVILDDTLITYRRLQYDVQTTRGKIYDIPQLDNMLGDRLVTGR; encoded by the coding sequence GTGAAGCGTGCTCTGATTAGCGATATCCACGGCAATTTGGAGGCACTCCGTGTCGTCCTGGCGGATATCCGCGAGCAAGGCGTGGCCCAGATCTTTTGCCTGGGCGACATCGTGGGCTACGGCCCGAATCCCTGCGAATGCCTCGACGAAATCATCGAAAATTGCGAAGCCACCATCCTCGGCAATCACGACCAGGCCACGCTCTTTGATCCGGATGGCTTTAATCCGGTCGCTCAGCGAGCCATTTATTGGACGCGCGAGATGCTCGAGGACGGCCCCGGCACGCCCGCGCAGCGCAACCGTCGGTGGGATTTTCTCGGCGAACTGCACCGCACCTTGTCGGACGGCGACTTTCTGTTTGTGCATGGTTCGCCCCGCGAACCCACGAACGAATACGTCTTCCCCGAAGACATCTACAACCAGCGGAAGATGGACGCGCTATTCAACCGCATCCAAAAATACTGCCTGCAAGGGCACACGCACTTGCCGGGAGTCTTCACGCCCGACTATCGCTTCATCACGCCCGAGGAATGCGGCTATCAATTCCGCCTGGCCAGTGACAAAGCGATGATCAACGTCGGCAGCGTCGGCCAACCGCGCGACGGCGACCCGCGAGCCTGCTACGTGATATTGGACGATACGCTGATCACGTATCGCCGCCTGCAATATGACGTGCAAACAACCCGCGGCAAGATCTACGACATTCCGCAGCTGGATAACATGCTGGGTGATCGGTTAGTGACGGGGCGGTAG
- the tsaB gene encoding tRNA (adenosine(37)-N6)-threonylcarbamoyltransferase complex dimerization subunit type 1 TsaB, with amino-acid sequence MPAWTVAIETVATAGSVALVAPDGSVNELVLPAESRSARTLAAAIQKIWQDAGRPPIELVAVAHGPGSFTGLRVGVITAKALAYAWRAKLIGVNTLDAIAAQIDSLPGQQLHVILEAQRQELFVAKFRALENGHWERTAADEIIAVPQWLTDLQTAEETIVAGPALKKLREKIPLTVSVAEEATWQARAATVGRLGRAQNEAGAADELWTLLPHYLRVSYAEEKKKN; translated from the coding sequence ATGCCTGCGTGGACCGTAGCGATTGAAACCGTGGCAACGGCTGGCTCGGTCGCGCTGGTCGCCCCTGACGGTTCCGTAAACGAACTGGTCCTCCCTGCCGAATCCCGTTCGGCCCGCACCCTGGCCGCGGCCATCCAAAAAATCTGGCAAGACGCCGGCCGTCCGCCGATCGAGCTAGTTGCGGTTGCCCACGGCCCGGGCTCGTTCACCGGCCTGCGAGTTGGTGTGATCACCGCCAAAGCCCTGGCGTATGCCTGGCGGGCGAAGCTCATCGGTGTGAACACGCTCGACGCCATCGCCGCGCAAATCGATTCGCTCCCCGGCCAGCAACTCCACGTCATTCTCGAAGCCCAACGCCAGGAGCTATTCGTCGCCAAATTCCGAGCCTTGGAAAATGGCCACTGGGAAAGAACCGCCGCCGACGAAATCATCGCCGTGCCGCAATGGCTAACCGACCTCCAGACTGCTGAGGAGACCATTGTCGCTGGTCCCGCCCTCAAGAAACTGCGCGAAAAAATCCCGCTGACAGTTTCCGTCGCCGAAGAAGCCACCTGGCAAGCGCGAGCTGCCACGGTTGGTCGTCTCGGCAGAGCTCAAAATGAAGCCGGCGCTGCCGATGAACTCTGGACCCTCCTGCCCCACTATCTCCGCGTGAGTTACGCCGAAGAAAAGAAAAAAAACTAA
- a CDS encoding bifunctional nuclease family protein, with product MPVQMQLSRIIISEINEQQFIYLKEVDGERQFPILIGLFEAQAINSGVKRIQSPRPRSHELLVNAIEAMGGELDSIAISELRDHIYYARIRVRREGELIEIDSRPSDAIAVAFACDPALPIYVSEEVLEESTGG from the coding sequence ATGCCTGTTCAGATGCAGTTGTCGCGGATCATCATCAGCGAAATCAACGAGCAGCAGTTCATTTACCTGAAAGAGGTCGACGGCGAACGGCAGTTTCCGATTCTCATCGGCCTGTTCGAAGCCCAAGCCATCAACAGTGGCGTGAAGCGAATCCAATCGCCGCGTCCCCGCTCGCACGAACTCCTGGTCAACGCCATCGAAGCCATGGGGGGCGAACTCGACAGCATCGCCATCAGCGAGCTGCGCGACCACATCTACTACGCCCGCATCCGCGTCCGCCGCGAAGGTGAACTGATCGAAATCGACTCCCGCCCCAGCGACGCCATCGCCGTGGCCTTCGCCTGCGACCCAGCCCTGCCGATCTATGTGTCGGAAGAAGTGCTCGAAGAAAGCACCGGCGGCTGA
- a CDS encoding tetratricopeptide repeat protein — translation MRRFVLLLALLLGITAVYSAAPPAAEAYHHHWGGGGWGWGGHRYYGGWGGGYGVHRNWGFGRGYVYRPIYRPYYGYGYRGIGYRGYGYRGFGYPGFGGYYGGYGGYGYNSFYPTINYGYYPSYGYSNYYNGCAPVYQTYSSPIYYDTQYAPNPLFNYYSGVQNGGLSTQLTAGTAIAQLADSIRNQRLANGANGGRVLDGGIVGNTGVANGRLRGVVQNIVGGVIQNQQVNANTVTVRYANPDARSKARAYMTQGDTMFREQRYAAAAQQYRAAASMAPDLAEANWRYAHTLVAMGENDLAVNAINRALAASPDISRNGFSLDQLYGTMGMAKQSHLERLASAALESDSPNAYFLLGFTMRYSGEAQRAEKFFAKAAEVNTGVATHITAFAPAVRTAPARATSPAPEPPPMLARLPANEI, via the coding sequence ATGCGTCGGTTCGTTCTGCTTCTCGCTCTGCTTCTCGGCATTACCGCCGTTTACTCGGCAGCGCCACCCGCGGCCGAGGCCTATCACCATCACTGGGGTGGCGGCGGCTGGGGTTGGGGCGGCCATCGTTATTATGGCGGCTGGGGTGGCGGCTACGGCGTGCATCGCAACTGGGGCTTTGGCCGCGGTTACGTTTACCGGCCGATCTATCGCCCGTACTACGGTTACGGCTACCGCGGCATTGGCTATCGCGGGTACGGTTACCGGGGCTTTGGCTATCCTGGTTTCGGTGGCTATTACGGCGGGTATGGTGGCTACGGCTACAATTCGTTCTATCCCACGATTAACTACGGCTACTATCCGAGCTACGGCTATTCGAATTACTACAACGGCTGCGCCCCCGTTTATCAAACCTACAGCTCGCCGATTTACTACGACACGCAGTACGCGCCGAACCCGCTGTTCAACTACTACTCGGGCGTGCAAAACGGCGGCTTGAGCACGCAACTGACTGCCGGTACGGCGATCGCGCAACTGGCCGATTCGATTCGCAATCAGCGTTTGGCCAATGGCGCGAACGGCGGGCGAGTGCTCGACGGTGGTATTGTCGGCAACACGGGCGTGGCCAACGGTCGGCTCCGCGGCGTGGTGCAAAACATCGTCGGCGGCGTGATTCAAAATCAGCAGGTGAATGCGAACACGGTCACCGTGCGTTATGCGAATCCTGACGCCCGCAGCAAAGCTCGCGCGTACATGACGCAAGGCGATACGATGTTCCGTGAACAGCGTTACGCTGCTGCGGCTCAGCAATATCGGGCCGCTGCGAGCATGGCGCCCGATCTGGCCGAAGCCAATTGGCGGTATGCACACACGCTGGTGGCCATGGGCGAAAATGATCTCGCCGTGAACGCCATCAATCGCGCTCTGGCGGCCAGCCCCGATATTTCTCGCAACGGTTTCTCGCTCGATCAACTGTACGGCACGATGGGAATGGCCAAGCAATCGCACCTCGAACGCTTGGCCAGCGCCGCGCTCGAAAGCGATTCGCCCAACGCCTACTTCCTGCTCGGCTTCACGATGCGATACAGCGGCGAAGCCCAGCGCGCCGAAAAGTTTTTCGCCAAAGCGGCCGAAGTGAACACCGGCGTCGCGACGCACATCACTGCGTTTGCTCCGGCAGTTCGCACAGCGCCGGCCCGCGCCACATCTCCTGCTCCCGAGCCGCCACCCATGCTGGCTCGCTTGCCGGCGAATGAGATCTAA